The following nucleotide sequence is from uncultured Roseateles sp..
GACCTGGCGGCACAGGCGCCGCACCACCGACAGCTCGTGGGTGACGATGACGATGGTCACGCCCAGGCGCTGGTTGATCTCGCGCAGGATGTCCAGCACCGAGCTGGTGGTCTCGGCGTCCAGCGCCGAGGTCGGTTCGTCGCACAGCAGCACCTTGGGGTTGGAGGCCAGCGCGCGGGCAATCGCCACGCGCTGCTTCTGCCCGCCCGACAACTGGGCCGGGTGACTGTGGATCTTGTCGCTCAGGCCCACCAGCGCCAGGCATTCGCGCACCCGTGCATCGACCTCGGCCCGGCCGTGACCCTTGTGGATGCGCAGCGGGAAGGCGACGTTGTCGAACACGCTGGCGTTCTGCAGCAGATTGAACTGCTGGAAGATCATGCCCATCGATTGCCGCGCCTCGCGCAGCGCGGGCTTGGCCAGCGCGGTGATGTCGCGGCCGGCCACCCAGATGCAGCCGCTGTCGGGCTGCTCCAGCCGGTTGATCAGGCGCAGCAGGGTGGACTTGCCGGCGCCGCTCTTGCCGACCAGGCCGAAGATGTCGCCCTCGCGTATCTGCAGCGAGACAGCCTTGACCGCGTCGAAGCGGTCGCCGCCGGGCAGGGCGAACGATTTGCTGACCGATTCGATGCGTATCAGTGGTGGCGGATTGGGGTCCAGGGGGGTGACGTTGCTCATCGGGCTTCAGGAGTAGGGGGTGGGTTCGGGCAGCGCGCCGGTCAGCTGATGGCGGCCGAGGTCGCGCAGCTTGTAGTCGATCGGGTCGTGCAGGGTGTGCACGCGGGCGTTGCGCCAGAAGCGGTCGAAGCCATGGCGAGCCGAGGTGGCGCGAGCACCGGTCAGCTCGAACAGCTGCGAGCTGACCTCCAGCGCGGCGCGATGCGCCAGCACCTTGGCCTCCGCCACGGCAATCGCCACCGCGCCGCGCTCGGCCGCGCTCAGCGACGCGCCCTTGGCATAGGCCTCGTCCAGCCGCGCCGCCGCCG
It contains:
- a CDS encoding methionine ABC transporter ATP-binding protein, which gives rise to MSNVTPLDPNPPPLIRIESVSKSFALPGGDRFDAVKAVSLQIREGDIFGLVGKSGAGKSTLLRLINRLEQPDSGCIWVAGRDITALAKPALREARQSMGMIFQQFNLLQNASVFDNVAFPLRIHKGHGRAEVDARVRECLALVGLSDKIHSHPAQLSGGQKQRVAIARALASNPKVLLCDEPTSALDAETTSSVLDILREINQRLGVTIVIVTHELSVVRRLCRQVAVLEDGRVAEQFAVNPGAAEGQVVRRTVLGRALAKLTASDALDQEVLEAAYA